Genomic window (Spirosoma sp. KCTC 42546):
CGGGTATCCGAAGCCGTTGGTGCGTTTATGGACGATCTGAAAGGGTTAAATGCTGCCGACCGGGTGATGGGTATGACCTTCTCCGAGTTTGGCCGACGGATCAAATCCAATGCCAGTGGCGGCACCGACCACGGCGCAGCGGCCCCGATATTCTATTTCGGCAATGGGGTGAAAGCAGGTATCATTGGCACAAATCCACAGCTACCAACCAGCGCAACAGCCAACGATAACATAGCTATGCAGCACGATTTTCGGTCTGTTTATGCAACCGTTTTACAGCAATGGCTCAACCTGCCTGCCACTGATATTCAGACTGTTTTGATGGGGCAATTCCCATTGTTACCGATGGTATGAGCTGACGTGGGTATTTACCCGTGCCAGCCTAAACATTCACCTGGTCAGCAAACCGGCATCCAGCACAAACTGGGAGCCCGTTACGTACCGGGACTTATCGGATACCAGAAACAAGACCATAGCCGACACATCTTCCGGCTCCACCCAGGGAACGGGCAGCAGGTTACCCGCCGAGCGTTCGGCAATTTCCTGGGTCGTGGTGCCCTCCAACTCGGCCAATCCGTCGTTCATAGGCGTATTGACGCCCGTTGGATGGATTGAGTTGACACGGATATTGTAGGGAGCCAGTTCAATTGCCCAGGATTTGGTCAGGCCGACCAGCCCCCATTTCGAAGCCGCGTAGTGACTCAGTCGATTCATTCCCCGCAAACCGGCAATGGATGAGTTGTTAATGATCACACCCGATTTTTGCGCCATCATGACCGGGATTACCCGCTTAGCCACCAGCCAGGCACCCTTCAGGTTGATGTCGATCATGGCGTCCCATTCCTCCTCGGGCAACTCATGAACCAGCCCGTACGCACAGATACCGGCGTTGTTGAACAAAATGTCGATCCGACCGAATTCGGCA
Coding sequences:
- a CDS encoding mycofactocin-coupled SDR family oxidoreductase encodes the protein MADLQGKVAFITGAAHGQGRAVALALAQEGTHIVAFDLAKPLAYPGYALGSESELESLKREVEAFGVSCLPVQGDVRRDADIQPAVDTAVAEFGRIDILFNNAGICAYGLVHELPEEEWDAMIDINLKGAWLVAKRVIPVMMAQKSGVIINNSSIAGLRGMNRLSHYAASKWGLVGLTKSWAIELAPYNIRVNSIHPTGVNTPMNDGLAELEGTTTQEIAERSAGNLLPVPWVEPEDVSAMVLFLVSDKSRYVTGSQFVLDAGLLTR